In a genomic window of Quercus lobata isolate SW786 chromosome 4, ValleyOak3.0 Primary Assembly, whole genome shotgun sequence:
- the LOC115986040 gene encoding protein SUPPRESSOR OF K(+) TRANSPORT GROWTH DEFECT 1-like, with amino-acid sequence MTAVTTGELLELAEKNVKLAVVEDMAEQFEEAYKLYMKALEYAGTYLFYEKKPWLKKQNRQSFLGHYRRATKIRGRHHLHGPSLSKRAESGLGLTESNAKLSDVGGLQACKEVLVEAAIVPIQNPQFFTGKRQPWKAILLYGPPGTGKTYLANAIATETGSTFFSVSASDIVSKWMGESEKQVSILFQRARDAAPSIIFIDEIDSSCGSRGENDENEASQRIKTELLVQMQIKIGGK; translated from the exons ATGACTGCTGTTACTACTGGCGAGCTCTTAGAGCTTGCTGAAAAGAATGTGAAACTGGCAGTTGTGGAGGATATGGCTGAACAATTTGAAGAGGCCTATAAGCTTTATATGAAGGCATTAGAGTATGCGGGCACTTATCTCTTCTATGAGAAGAAACCATGGCTTAAGAAGCAGAATAGGCAGTCATTTTTGGGCCATTATAGAAGGGCAACAAAAATAAGAGGCCGTCATCACTTACATGGACCCTCTTTATCTAAAAGAGCAGAAAGCGGGCTTGGTCTTACAGAGTCGAATGCGAAGTTGAGTGATGTGGGCGGACTTCAGGCTTGCAAAGAGGTATTGGTTGAAGCTGCCATAGTGCCTATCCAGAATCCTCAATTTTTTACTG GAAAACGACAACCGTGGAAGGCTATATTATTATATGGTCCACCTGGAACAGGGAAGACCTATCTAGCAAATGCAATTGCAACAGAAACAGGATCAACTTTCTTTAg TGTTTCCGCATCGGACATTGTTTCCAAATGGATGGGAGAAAGTGAAAAGCAAGTCTCAATTCTTTTCCAACGGGCCCGTGATGCTGCTCCatccattatttttattgatgaaattgatTCCTCATGTGGTTCACGAGGTGAAAACGATGAGAATGAAGCATCTCAACGAATCAAAACAGAACTTCTTGTACAAATGCAG ATTAAGATTGGGGGCAAGTAG